The Aeromicrobium tamlense nucleotide sequence GTCATGGGTCGCCGGCCGAACCCCGCGAGATCGGGATAGCCGACGTGCGCACCGATGCGCACGCCGTTGGCCACGGCACGGGAGACGGCACGGCGCATGACGGTGGGGTCACCGGCGTGGAAGCCGCACGCGATGTTCGCCGACGTGACGACGTCGAGCAGATCGTCGTCCGTTCCGAAGCCCCACCGGCCGTACCCCTCTGCGAGGTCGGCGTTGAGGTCGATCCGATGAGGGCGTGCCCGGGGCTCAGTCGCCGAGTCGCTCACGAGCAGCCTGCTGGGATCGTGCGTCCTCGAACGCGCTCACGGCGGCGGCACTGATCTGCGTGTCGTCGTCGAGCGTGCCACCGGACACGCCGACGGCGCCGATGACGTTCCCCGTCTCGTCCATGAGGGGGCGACCGCCCGCGAAGGTGACGAGTGGTCGGCCGTTCAGCGCCGTGTTCAGTCCGTAGAACGGACCTCCGGGCTGGACGGACGAGTCAAGCGCCCCGGACTCGGCGCGGAGCGACAAGGAGGTGTAGGCCTTGGCCACGGCGAGGTCACGCGCAGCCAGGATCGCGTCGGGGTCCGCGGCGAAGGCGAGCAGGTTTCCGCCGAGATCGACCACGGCCACCGCGGAGTGAGCCTCCCGCTGAGCGGCGTGGGCGAGAGCACCGGCCACTGCGGCCTGGGCGAGGTGGAGCTCGAGTCGAGTCACAGCAGGCCTCCGTCGATGATGACCGTCTGACCGGTCATGTAGGACGAGTCGTCCGTCGCGAGGAACGCGACGGCCTTGGCGATCTCCTGCGGAGTCCCCTGACGCTTCATCGGCACGGAGGAGGCGACCATCTCGTCGAGCACC carries:
- a CDS encoding GlcG/HbpS family heme-binding protein, with the translated sequence MTRLELHLAQAAVAGALAHAAQREAHSAVAVVDLGGNLLAFAADPDAILAARDLAVAKAYTSLSLRAESGALDSSVQPGGPFYGLNTALNGRPLVTFAGGRPLMDETGNVIGAVGVSGGTLDDDTQISAAAVSAFEDARSQQAARERLGD